A stretch of Endozoicomonas sp. SCSIO W0465 DNA encodes these proteins:
- a CDS encoding transposase — translation MKNDLIELYSDYLLSSSGKTTATGVSELLDNVYSHDQFTRLLSNNEFTSRDLWLYVKPVVRQVECSDGVLIFDDTIQEKQFSKENALNTWHFDHTKNRTVKGINLLNAHYHAGDASIPVAYKLIEKTILYTDLKTKKVRRYAEQTKNEMMREMLMICCHNQLMFRYVLADSWFCSNDNMMFIRHDCNKHFLMAMKSNRKVSLSLDDKLQGRSQRIDTVDFSEDKPVQGWIAGVDFPVLLYRQVFKNKDGSTGILYLVCSDLDCDAETLKAIYEKRWKVEVFHKTLKSNASMAKSPAHTVRTQSNHIFLSIYSAFRLEVLSLKVNLNHFQLRAKIYMAGLKASLGQLRELLAA, via the coding sequence ATGAAAAATGATCTCATAGAACTTTATTCTGACTACCTGTTGTCGTCGTCTGGGAAGACCACTGCAACGGGAGTGTCAGAGCTTTTGGATAATGTCTACAGTCATGACCAATTCACCCGATTGCTTTCAAACAATGAGTTTACCAGTCGTGACTTATGGCTTTACGTTAAACCCGTCGTGCGACAGGTTGAGTGCAGTGATGGGGTTTTGATCTTTGACGATACGATTCAGGAAAAGCAGTTCAGCAAAGAGAATGCCCTGAACACCTGGCATTTTGATCATACAAAAAATCGCACCGTGAAAGGTATAAATCTGCTCAATGCACACTACCATGCCGGAGATGCGTCGATTCCTGTCGCCTATAAATTGATCGAGAAAACCATCCTGTACACCGACTTGAAGACAAAAAAGGTAAGACGATATGCAGAGCAAACCAAAAATGAAATGATGCGGGAGATGCTGATGATTTGCTGCCATAACCAGCTTATGTTCCGCTATGTCCTTGCAGATAGCTGGTTTTGCTCAAACGACAATATGATGTTTATTCGACACGACTGTAATAAACATTTCCTGATGGCGATGAAGTCAAACCGCAAGGTATCCCTCAGTCTGGACGACAAATTACAAGGCCGTTCACAGCGTATAGATACTGTTGATTTTTCAGAAGATAAGCCTGTACAAGGGTGGATAGCAGGTGTCGATTTCCCTGTTCTGCTATACCGTCAGGTCTTTAAAAACAAAGACGGAAGCACAGGCATTCTCTATCTGGTTTGCAGCGATCTTGACTGTGATGCCGAGACTCTCAAGGCAATCTACGAGAAACGGTGGAAAGTCGAGGTCTTCCATAAAACGCTGAAATCGAATGCGTCAATGGCCAAGTCACCGGCGCATACTGTGAGAACACAGAGTAATCATATCTTTCTTTCAATTTACTCAGCCTTCAGGTTGGAAGTATTGTCATTGAAAGTAAATCTGAATCACTTTCAGCTCAGAGCCAAAATCTATATGGCAGGGCTGAAAGCTTCGTTGGGGCAGCTGAGAGAGCTGTTAGCTGCGTAA
- a CDS encoding ISNCY family transposase, which produces MRKKRNPQCSMELHYVPHEICSQLSGISQWLDAHPQFNDWIYEDLSSGDKQNTGRNGLSAESVLRAALLKQYLNCDYDYLSFVLMDSMLFRDFCRLEPNQRPSRSSLHGLISLLTASTWERINNCQLMTAKDQGIEKGRTVAIDSTVTESDIKPPCDSDLLASSVKEICRLLERGQTLTATPLYEYTHHNRAVKDAARKCIYAGKEERHQHYKKLLQLTRKSRKVLIEATVTLANARQQGQCLLADDADKWQADVDHLLPLVDAIVSQTERRVFKGEKVPAQEKVVSLYEPHTDIIVKDRRQVQYGHKLNLVQGKSRLILDLVIEEGNPADSDQFIPMMERQKEIYGRVPRQTSGDGGYACRANLEKAKAMGISDVAFNKKRGLEVEEMTKSQYVYKTLFRFRAGIEAGISWLKRCFGLSRCHCKGSERFDSHCWLSVVCYNLVILARHPAPS; this is translated from the coding sequence ATGCGCAAAAAACGCAACCCGCAGTGTAGTATGGAACTCCATTACGTACCTCATGAAATCTGCTCCCAGCTTTCCGGTATCTCGCAATGGCTTGACGCCCATCCACAGTTCAATGACTGGATTTATGAGGACTTAAGTTCTGGTGATAAACAGAACACTGGGCGGAACGGACTATCAGCAGAATCCGTTCTTCGTGCGGCACTCCTGAAACAGTATTTGAATTGTGATTATGACTACTTGTCGTTTGTTTTGATGGACTCCATGCTCTTTCGAGACTTTTGTCGCCTCGAACCAAACCAGCGCCCCAGTCGCTCCAGTTTGCATGGGCTCATCAGCCTTCTTACTGCATCTACATGGGAACGGATTAATAACTGTCAGCTAATGACCGCTAAAGATCAGGGTATTGAAAAAGGGCGCACTGTGGCTATTGACAGCACAGTCACCGAATCGGATATCAAACCTCCTTGCGACAGTGATCTTTTAGCCAGTTCCGTTAAAGAAATTTGTCGGCTGCTGGAACGGGGACAAACACTGACAGCGACACCGCTTTATGAATATACCCATCACAACCGAGCCGTAAAAGATGCGGCCAGAAAATGCATCTACGCTGGCAAAGAAGAGCGGCATCAGCATTATAAAAAACTGCTGCAGTTGACCCGAAAATCCCGGAAGGTACTTATCGAAGCTACTGTCACGCTAGCAAACGCCCGTCAGCAGGGGCAGTGTCTCCTGGCTGATGATGCCGACAAGTGGCAGGCCGATGTGGATCACCTGTTACCCCTGGTGGATGCAATAGTCTCCCAGACAGAGCGCAGGGTCTTTAAGGGTGAAAAGGTGCCAGCCCAGGAAAAAGTGGTTAGCCTGTATGAACCCCATACGGATATCATCGTAAAAGACAGGCGGCAAGTACAGTATGGCCATAAACTGAACCTGGTTCAGGGAAAAAGTCGATTGATCCTGGACCTGGTTATTGAGGAAGGTAACCCAGCGGATTCGGACCAATTCATTCCGATGATGGAAAGACAAAAAGAAATTTATGGTCGTGTACCTCGCCAGACAAGCGGTGACGGCGGATACGCGTGTCGCGCTAATTTGGAAAAAGCCAAGGCCATGGGAATCAGCGATGTAGCTTTTAATAAGAAGCGCGGACTTGAAGTCGAAGAGATGACTAAAAGTCAGTATGTGTATAAAACGCTCTTTCGCTTCCGGGCAGGTATTGAAGCGGGAATTTCGTGGCTAAAGAGATGTTTTGGGCTATCACGTTGCCACTGCAAGGGTTCTGAGCGTTTTGATTCTCATTGCTGGTTATCGGTGGTCTGTTACAACCTGGTGATTCTGGCCAGACACCCGGCACCATCCTGA
- a CDS encoding TM2 domain-containing protein → MNDTHSKVIGYILWIFGFLGAHRFYYGKPVTGTIWLFTLGLFGIGWLIDLFLIPAMDREADLRFHSGQYDYSVAWILLTFLGVFGVHRMYLGKWISGILYLFTIGFFGLGVIYDFWTLNNQISIENCQNSSVSAS, encoded by the coding sequence ATGAACGACACTCATAGTAAAGTTATCGGTTATATTCTTTGGATTTTTGGGTTTCTTGGGGCACACCGTTTTTATTATGGCAAGCCCGTAACAGGCACTATCTGGTTATTCACACTTGGTCTCTTTGGTATTGGCTGGCTGATTGATCTTTTCCTTATCCCGGCAATGGATCGGGAAGCAGATCTTCGTTTCCATAGTGGTCAGTATGATTACTCTGTTGCCTGGATATTACTGACATTCCTTGGGGTATTCGGTGTTCACCGTATGTACCTGGGGAAATGGATATCCGGAATTTTGTATCTGTTTACCATTGGCTTTTTCGGTCTTGGTGTCATTTACGACTTTTGGACGCTAAACAACCAGATTTCCATTGAAAACTGCCAAAATAGTTCTGTATCAGCAAGCTGA
- a CDS encoding phage integrase N-terminal SAM-like domain-containing protein, with translation MLVIGGLLQPGDSGQTPGTILIATSTLHESTFPAWWEDVFCLLFAFFSNIRPRLEKKREEFLRLSGISGNIKTHVQSNYDCLMRFWTRTRLQERFQIAIRSAGYSLSTERSYWDWTKRFIKFHKMRHPDLLTGDDVRDFLTHLVMKKHVAVSTQQQALSALVFLYKQVLGRDSLTINDWLKAKRPKKLPVVLSVTEATSVLSYLKGTPLLVAQLMYGAGLRLKEALRLRVQDVDFGRMEITVRHGKGGKDRMTLLPKVSVEALRAQIESSRLLHQKALEEGTCFVHLPHALARKYPNAGKAVLSPVDRG, from the coding sequence TTGCTGGTTATCGGTGGTCTGTTACAACCTGGTGATTCTGGCCAGACACCCGGCACCATCCTGATAGCCACCTCCACGCTACATGAAAGTACCTTTCCAGCATGGTGGGAGGATGTTTTCTGCCTGCTTTTCGCGTTTTTCTCCAATATCCGTCCCAGATTAGAGAAAAAAAGGGAAGAGTTTTTGCGGCTCTCTGGAATTTCAGGAAATATCAAAACGCACGTACAATCTAATTATGATTGCCTGATGCGTTTTTGGACGAGAACTAGATTACAAGAACGTTTTCAAATTGCCATTCGGTCTGCCGGTTATTCTCTGTCCACCGAGCGCAGCTACTGGGACTGGACTAAACGCTTTATAAAATTTCATAAAATGCGCCATCCCGATTTATTAACTGGCGATGATGTTCGTGATTTTCTCACCCACCTGGTAATGAAAAAGCACGTTGCTGTCAGTACTCAGCAGCAGGCATTGAGTGCCCTGGTCTTTTTGTACAAACAAGTACTCGGGCGCGACAGCTTAACGATTAATGACTGGCTAAAAGCAAAACGCCCCAAAAAACTTCCTGTTGTGTTGTCGGTTACGGAAGCTACCTCTGTTTTGTCTTATCTCAAAGGGACACCGTTATTAGTCGCCCAGTTAATGTACGGTGCCGGTCTTCGGCTGAAGGAAGCTCTCCGTCTCAGGGTTCAGGATGTTGATTTTGGGCGTATGGAAATTACCGTTCGCCATGGTAAGGGTGGAAAAGACAGAATGACTTTGTTGCCCAAGGTGTCGGTTGAAGCATTACGGGCTCAGATTGAATCATCCAGGTTGCTGCACCAAAAAGCACTTGAAGAAGGTACCTGCTTTGTTCACCTTCCACATGCATTGGCCAGAAAATACCCAAATGCTGGAAAAGCAGTTTTAAGTCCTGTTGATCGCGGATGA